The Horticoccus luteus DNA window AAATCAACCCCCACTTCTTCACTCCGGCGGAATTCCGTCGCCGTCTGGCCGCGAAGGATCACTTTCTCGGCGACGTGATGGCGAAATCCAAACTCTTCATTATCGGAGGAGAAAATGAGCTTGGCGCACTGGTCCGCGGCCGGGTGGCTGCAACCGCATAAGACCAGTCCCGCCGAAGTCCGCGACCTGTGGCAGATCGTCGATCGCGATCTGGCCGACGCCGCGTCGGGTGGCATCTCGGCCGATTGGCAATACGGCATCGCTTACAACGCCGCGCTGAAGCTCTGCACCATCCTGCTCTACGCCGAAGGTTGGAAACCGGCGAAAGGCGCGCTCGCCCACTCGCGCACGCTAGGTGCGCTGCCGCACATCCTCGGCGCCACTCGCCAAGGTGATGCCGACTATCTCGAAGGGTGTCGGCAGAAGCGCAACACCGTCGAATATGACTACGCCGGCGGAGCAACCAAGCAGGACGCCGAGGAGCTGATCGCCTTCGGCCACGAACTACGCGCGGGGGTGCTCGCATGGCTTAAAAAGAAGCACCCGGTCTTGATGCCGGAGTAAGGATGGACCCTTAGCGCTCTGTCGCAGCACTGAACAACGTCACGATCTGCCGCACCTTCTTCGGCCCGAAGCCGGGCTTCATCTGAAGTTGCTTCCACGTCAGGGCAGCGACCTGCCCGACGATCCACCCGCCCGAATTCGGCGGATAGTCGCGGCCCATCCGCACCGCCAGGCCCATAATGGTGCGTTGGTCGCTGAGGAGGCTCTGCCGCGCCCGGTCCCACTCGCGTTCGACTGCCTCTAGATCGGAACGCGGCGCCACAAACGCGTGCGCGCCCAGCGCTCTTTCCCAAGGCGCATCGAGGGCGATGGGTGTGCTATGGAACTTCTGCCACGTCTCCTCCTTTTTCGCCGCCTCGGTCGGATTGCCCGGCAGCGCCTTAATGTAAGCGAGTGCCTTCGCCCCGACACTCGTCAGCGCCGCGGCCAGCGTCTCCGGCACGCTCTGCCTTTCCCAGAGCTGATTCAGGTCAATGCGCCGCCCGGATTTTTCGACCAACCACGCCACGGTGTAGGCCACGGCCTGCGCCCGCAGACTGCCTGAGTCCTTCGGCGCCAGGCGCAACGCCGCTTTGAATAGAATCATCTTGGCCACAACCTGCTTGAAGTAGTTCACGTCGACGACCGGCTCGCCCTCGTCTTCGTGGCGCTGCGCCAGCTGGATGAAATTCTTCTCGGCACCACGGCACACGAGATGCGGCAATCCGGCCCAGAGTTGCTCATATTTGGCCAGATCGGTCTTTGTGAACTTCTGGATGGAGGGATTCTGCTTCTCCCAATCGCGAATCCGCGCCGGCGTCCCTTGGCGCATCTTGTCGTCGAGATAGGAACCGCGCGCCCGCTCGTAATACCAGTGCGTGCCTCGATCCAACCCGCTGACCGCGGGCGCCCAGACGGTGCGCGACAGTTTCTCCAACTCGAGATGGAAGCGCCCGTTGGCCGAGAAATCCGCCGCGTTCACCTTGTTCTGGCTGTTGGCGTATTTCGAGATCAGCGGGACGATGTCGGCGACGCGCTCCGGATTGGTGAGCACGGTGAGCTTCACCTGCACGACCACGTGACCGACGTCCGTCTTC harbors:
- a CDS encoding AIPR family protein, with product MTESLSRLELFAADLKEEVRIKCQPETGTPPLQAEAFTSVALEHLIEHNEASDGTLCAWEDQARGRTPAAKLSAWSLSGDGATLDLFVTLYLNEDAPTLVTRADTEQQFKLLRGFLRRALDGWHTKLEPSFPVFEAARQIYEAREALTTARLFLLTDGVVKSVEIEQEQIEGLELRYVMWDLDKLSRLQVGEREVIELDFVNAYGGPVPALETADATGEYRTFLAFLPAPVLARIYGEHGQRLLERNVRAFLQAKGKINKGLQKTLQDEPHRFLAYNNGLCCTAASVEVDAKSDGHVRLRAVRDFQIVNGGQTTASIFHALKREKTDVGHVVVQVKLTVLTNPERVADIVPLISKYANSQNKVNAADFSANGRFHLELEKLSRTVWAPAVSGLDRGTHWYYERARGSYLDDKMRQGTPARIRDWEKQNPSIQKFTKTDLAKYEQLWAGLPHLVCRGAEKNFIQLAQRHEDEGEPVVDVNYFKQVVAKMILFKAALRLAPKDSGSLRAQAVAYTVAWLVEKSGRRIDLNQLWERQSVPETLAAALTSVGAKALAYIKALPGNPTEAAKKEETWQKFHSTPIALDAPWERALGAHAFVAPRSDLEAVEREWDRARQSLLSDQRTIMGLAVRMGRDYPPNSGGWIVGQVAALTWKQLQMKPGFGPKKVRQIVTLFSAATER